In one Sphingomonas hankookensis genomic region, the following are encoded:
- a CDS encoding M61 family metallopeptidase, translating into MVRSLVAALLASCLAWPAVAQTAPVMPARTVASDPGANAPVRYDVSFPQAAHHRARIVATWRGVPAGPLRVQMSRSSPGRYAIHEFAKNVYDVSATDGAGRPLKLIRTDPYGWSVAGHDGTVIVSYTLYADRGDGTYAQIDATHAHLNMPATFMWATGYDAQPISVRFTSPDPTWKVATQLPGGSAPGSYWAPNLQYFMDSPTELSNHMVREWQEAGKTFRLALHHDGTAADLDRFTEKAKKVVAEEIKIFGAPANYDFGTYTFIADYRPWVTGDGMEHRNSTIITDQRSLAQANDDQLGTLAHEFFHSWNVERLRPRELEPFDFTRANPTPSLWLAEGFTSYYGPLAIRRAGLASVDEWLGEMGGMVSGVVNNPARLPARINASPQEMSLRAPFVDAATAIDPVEPNIFSSYYGYGAVIGLALDLQLRQRFPGKSLDDYMRLLWATHGAPEKPYTPADLRAALTTLTGDKAFADQFFDRTIEGSFLPDFAPLLDQAGLVLRAANPSKGWIGRTNATQEKDGVTLLLSPAQNTPLFAAGADRGDVILSLGGQPVGDLAAWNAGVAALKSGTPTELRYRQRGVERVATLTPAADPTLEIVRGETVGRTPTPQQRAFRAGWLGAE; encoded by the coding sequence ATGGTTCGTTCGCTGGTCGCCGCGTTGCTGGCCTCATGCCTCGCTTGGCCCGCCGTAGCGCAGACCGCGCCGGTCATGCCCGCGCGGACCGTCGCCAGCGATCCGGGGGCGAACGCGCCGGTGCGCTACGACGTGTCGTTCCCGCAAGCCGCGCATCACCGAGCACGGATCGTCGCGACGTGGCGCGGCGTGCCCGCCGGGCCGCTCAGGGTGCAGATGTCGCGGTCGTCGCCGGGGCGCTATGCGATCCACGAATTCGCCAAGAACGTCTATGACGTCAGCGCGACCGATGGCGCCGGACGGCCGCTGAAGCTGATCCGCACCGATCCCTATGGCTGGAGCGTGGCCGGGCATGACGGCACGGTGATCGTCAGCTACACGCTCTATGCCGACCGGGGCGATGGCACCTATGCGCAGATCGATGCGACCCACGCGCATCTGAACATGCCCGCGACCTTTATGTGGGCGACCGGGTACGACGCACAGCCGATCAGCGTGCGCTTCACCAGCCCCGATCCGACATGGAAGGTCGCGACGCAGCTGCCCGGCGGGAGTGCGCCCGGCAGCTATTGGGCGCCGAACCTGCAATATTTCATGGACAGCCCGACCGAATTGTCGAACCACATGGTTCGCGAATGGCAGGAGGCCGGCAAGACATTCCGCCTGGCGCTGCACCATGACGGCACCGCCGCCGATCTCGACCGCTTCACCGAAAAGGCGAAGAAGGTGGTGGCCGAGGAGATCAAGATCTTCGGCGCGCCGGCGAACTATGATTTCGGCACCTATACCTTCATCGCCGATTATCGCCCGTGGGTGACCGGCGACGGGATGGAGCATCGCAACTCGACGATCATCACCGATCAGCGCTCGCTGGCGCAGGCGAACGACGACCAGCTCGGCACGCTGGCGCATGAGTTCTTCCATAGCTGGAATGTCGAGCGGCTGCGCCCGCGCGAACTGGAGCCGTTCGACTTCACCCGCGCCAATCCCACGCCGTCGCTGTGGCTGGCCGAGGGGTTCACCAGCTACTACGGGCCGCTGGCGATCCGCCGCGCCGGGCTGGCGTCGGTCGATGAATGGCTGGGCGAAATGGGCGGGATGGTCAGCGGGGTGGTCAACAACCCGGCGCGCCTGCCCGCGCGGATCAACGCCTCGCCACAGGAGATGAGTCTCCGCGCGCCGTTCGTCGATGCCGCGACCGCGATCGATCCGGTCGAGCCGAACATCTTTTCGTCCTATTACGGCTATGGCGCGGTGATCGGCCTCGCGCTCGACCTGCAGCTGCGCCAGCGCTTTCCGGGCAAGAGCCTCGACGATTATATGCGGCTGTTGTGGGCGACACATGGCGCGCCGGAAAAGCCCTATACGCCTGCCGACCTGCGTGCGGCGCTCACGACGCTGACCGGGGACAAGGCGTTTGCCGACCAGTTTTTCGACCGGACGATCGAGGGCAGCTTCCTGCCCGATTTCGCGCCGCTGCTGGATCAGGCGGGGCTGGTGCTGCGTGCCGCTAACCCAAGCAAGGGCTGGATCGGGCGGACCAATGCCACGCAGGAGAAGGACGGCGTGACTTTGCTGCTGTCGCCGGCGCAGAACACGCCGCTGTTCGCGGCCGGCGCGGATCGCGGCGACGTGATCCTGTCGCTGGGCGGTCAGCCGGTCGGCGATCTGGCCGCGTGGAATGCCGGGGTTGCGGCATTGAAGTCGGGGACGCCCACCGAGCTGCGCTATCGCCAGCGCGGGGTCGAGCGGGTGGCGACGCTGACCCCGGCGGCCGATCCGACGCTGGAGATCGTGCGCGGCGAGACGGTCGGGCGGACGCCGACGCCACAGCAGCGGGCGTTCCGGGCCGGCTGGCTGGGCGCGGAATAG
- a CDS encoding GDSL-type esterase/lipase family protein, whose translation MTPDRRHFLGLAAASALLPAAACAAQEESWEVKHQRQLATDWPWLGRYAADNAALAASGARTDIVFMGDSITEGWRGSRPAFFRPGRVGRGISGQTTPQMVLRMMADVVAHRPRYVHIMAGTNDIAGNTGPMTAAQTHDNLAMMAMIARQAGIGVLLASVPPADGFPWKPGLATVAPIRAINAWAKDYAAKNRITFVDYTPALATPAGAMRPGFADDGVHPTPAGYAAMEKVLTPILRAKGLPA comes from the coding sequence ATGACCCCCGATCGTCGCCATTTCCTCGGCCTCGCCGCCGCGTCCGCGTTGCTGCCCGCTGCCGCCTGTGCCGCGCAGGAGGAAAGCTGGGAAGTGAAGCACCAGCGCCAGCTCGCGACCGACTGGCCGTGGCTGGGGCGCTATGCCGCCGACAATGCTGCGCTCGCCGCATCGGGGGCGAGGACCGACATCGTCTTCATGGGCGACTCGATCACCGAAGGCTGGCGCGGCAGCCGCCCCGCCTTCTTCCGCCCCGGCCGGGTCGGGCGCGGGATCAGCGGACAGACGACGCCGCAGATGGTGCTGCGCATGATGGCCGATGTCGTCGCCCACCGCCCGCGCTATGTGCACATCATGGCCGGCACCAACGACATCGCCGGCAATACCGGGCCGATGACGGCGGCGCAGACGCATGACAATCTCGCGATGATGGCGATGATCGCACGTCAGGCCGGCATCGGCGTGCTGCTCGCCAGCGTGCCGCCGGCGGACGGTTTCCCATGGAAGCCGGGCCTCGCCACCGTCGCCCCGATCCGCGCGATCAACGCCTGGGCGAAGGACTATGCCGCGAAGAACCGCATCACCTTCGTCGACTATACCCCGGCACTCGCGACGCCGGCCGGCGCGATGCGGCCGGGCTTTGCCGATGACGGCGTCCACCCGACCCCGGCCGGCTATGCCGCGATGGAGAAGGTACTGACCCCGATCCTGCGCGCCAAGGGCTTGCCGGCCTAG
- the asd gene encoding archaetidylserine decarboxylase (Phosphatidylserine decarboxylase is synthesized as a single chain precursor. Generation of the pyruvoyl active site from a Ser is coupled to cleavage of a Gly-Ser bond between the larger (beta) and smaller (alpha chains). It is an integral membrane protein.) translates to MTAMDRTAPSPLARAIAKLTDIESLNYAATNWLPRRTLTRAMGWFSKVEQPLVAKASIAVWRTFCDVDLSDAAETSWRSMHACFIRRLRPGARTFAAQAHQVASPSDGIIVASGPITGDSIVQAKGKRYSIAELTGGEGEAYLGGSFVTLRLTAGMYHRFHAPQDGRVERVRYFPGDCFNVNPPALKRVDGLYCRNERATVRMRLDDGTSILLVPVAAILVAAIRLTFLDTVKLLRERAEPVANVDVPVVQGQEMGWFEHGSTIVLLTPAPFVLADGVQTGDRVRAGEVLFERAVVEAI, encoded by the coding sequence ATGACGGCCATGGACCGCACCGCTCCCTCGCCGCTCGCCCGTGCCATCGCGAAGCTGACCGATATCGAATCGCTGAACTATGCCGCGACCAACTGGCTGCCGCGCCGGACGCTGACCCGCGCGATGGGGTGGTTCAGCAAGGTCGAGCAGCCGCTGGTGGCGAAGGCGTCGATCGCGGTGTGGCGGACCTTTTGCGATGTCGACCTGTCCGATGCGGCGGAGACAAGCTGGCGCTCGATGCATGCCTGCTTCATCCGGCGGCTGCGGCCGGGGGCGCGGACCTTCGCGGCGCAGGCGCATCAGGTGGCGTCGCCGTCAGACGGGATCATCGTCGCCAGCGGGCCGATCACCGGCGACAGCATCGTGCAGGCCAAGGGCAAGCGCTATTCGATCGCCGAACTGACCGGGGGCGAGGGGGAGGCGTATCTGGGCGGGAGTTTCGTGACGCTGCGGCTGACCGCCGGCATGTATCACCGGTTTCATGCGCCCCAGGACGGGCGGGTCGAGCGGGTGCGGTACTTTCCCGGCGATTGTTTCAACGTGAACCCGCCGGCGCTGAAGCGGGTCGACGGGCTGTATTGCCGCAACGAACGGGCGACCGTGCGCATGCGGCTGGACGACGGGACGTCGATCCTGCTGGTGCCGGTGGCGGCGATCCTGGTCGCGGCGATCCGGCTGACGTTCCTCGACACGGTGAAGCTGTTGCGCGAGCGGGCCGAGCCGGTCGCCAATGTCGATGTGCCGGTCGTGCAGGGGCAGGAAATGGGGTGGTTCGAACATGGGTCGACCATCGTGCTGCTGACGCCCGCGCCGTTCGTACTGGCGGACGGGGTGCAGACCGGCGACCGGGTGCGCGCGGGGGAAGTGTTGTTCGAGCGAGCGGTGGTCGAGGCGATTTAG
- a CDS encoding amidohydrolase family protein translates to MSGIVDAHLHVWRIDAPFHGWPAPSDGVLYRSYNLADVRAAMGDAPVDRVVLVQAQTDDRETDWLLELAEGDPWVAGVVGWVALDSPDAPARIAALAARRKLVGLRPMLQAIGDTDWLLRGDVARGVAAMVEHGLRLDALVQPRHLGMLATFADRWPGLPIVIDHAAKPAPPGDADWRKGMAALAERPSVWCKLSGLRTEQATGADPLALAPMVARLVDWFGERLLWGSDWPVLSAAGDGYGDWLATTQGLTAGLSDDARARLMGGAAREFYGV, encoded by the coding sequence ATGAGCGGCATCGTCGATGCGCATCTGCATGTGTGGCGGATCGATGCGCCGTTCCATGGCTGGCCGGCGCCGAGTGATGGCGTGCTGTATCGCAGCTACAACCTGGCCGATGTACGCGCGGCGATGGGCGATGCGCCGGTCGATCGGGTGGTGCTGGTCCAGGCACAGACCGATGATCGCGAGACCGACTGGCTGCTGGAGCTGGCGGAGGGCGATCCGTGGGTGGCGGGGGTGGTCGGCTGGGTCGCGCTGGACAGCCCCGACGCGCCGGCGCGGATCGCGGCGCTGGCGGCACGGCGCAAGCTCGTCGGGCTGCGGCCGATGCTGCAGGCGATCGGCGATACCGACTGGCTGTTGCGGGGCGATGTCGCGCGCGGGGTCGCGGCGATGGTCGAGCATGGGCTGAGGCTGGATGCGCTGGTGCAGCCGCGGCATTTGGGCATGCTGGCGACGTTCGCGGATCGCTGGCCGGGCCTGCCGATCGTGATCGACCATGCCGCCAAGCCGGCGCCGCCGGGGGATGCGGACTGGCGCAAGGGGATGGCGGCGCTGGCGGAGCGGCCTTCGGTATGGTGCAAGCTGTCGGGGTTGCGCACCGAACAGGCGACGGGGGCCGATCCGCTGGCGCTGGCGCCGATGGTCGCGCGGCTGGTGGATTGGTTCGGGGAGCGGTTGCTGTGGGGCAGCGACTGGCCGGTGCTGTCGGCGGCGGGGGATGGGTATGGCGACTGGCTGGCGACGACGCAGGGCTTGACGGCGGGGTTGTCGGACGATGCGCGGGCGCGGTTGATGGGGGGCGCGGCGCGGGAGTTTTACGGGGTTTAG
- a CDS encoding carboxylesterase/lipase family protein yields MKAIWATLLLAATTPATAQEATPAAPTPPRVSVSGGIVEGRAEADRILFRGIPFAAPPLAANRWREPQPVVEWTGIRTTTARAPACLQNDYGWNRADHVFASEDCLTLDVGTPALTGKRPVIVWIHGGSNRAGSAGDMALSSIGKRGVVVVAIQYRLGIFGFLPHRALAAEAEGKSGNYGLMDQIAALRWVRDNIAKFGGDPDNVTIAGESAGSQDVSLLLASPLARGLFAKAAMESGTPGFGLPWRPLKEAFRIGDQLDVLLGTRGSASLRTVSPAALLAADLKLHDAKLTADDYLYLRTTIDGAVLPDTPDRLFVTAPKRPVIIGSNVLELDLPGGRPARDGFVDLSFGANAEGARTFYRLDEPDPLPHPRLGTRDQQIATDATFRCPAGSLANLLATRNWPVWRYEFDMARDGGAGPTTHAAEIDYIFNDRRAGPVWMQDYWVAFATTGDPNGDGRPAWARSVRGKPANILFDARGATPRDGDIRPELCRLQGSL; encoded by the coding sequence ATGAAGGCAATCTGGGCAACTCTCCTCCTCGCCGCGACAACCCCCGCCACCGCACAGGAAGCCACCCCTGCTGCCCCGACCCCACCCCGCGTCTCGGTCTCCGGCGGCATCGTCGAGGGCAGGGCCGAGGCCGACCGCATCCTCTTTCGCGGTATCCCCTTCGCCGCGCCGCCGCTGGCCGCCAACCGCTGGCGCGAACCGCAGCCGGTGGTCGAATGGACCGGCATCCGCACTACCACCGCCCGCGCGCCGGCCTGTCTCCAGAACGACTATGGCTGGAACCGCGCCGACCATGTGTTCGCCAGCGAGGACTGCCTGACGCTCGACGTCGGCACCCCGGCGCTGACCGGCAAGCGTCCGGTGATCGTGTGGATTCACGGCGGCAGCAACCGCGCGGGATCGGCGGGCGACATGGCGCTGTCGTCGATCGGCAAGCGCGGGGTCGTCGTCGTCGCCATCCAGTACCGGCTCGGCATCTTCGGCTTCCTGCCCCACCGGGCGCTGGCGGCGGAAGCGGAGGGCAAGAGCGGCAATTACGGCCTGATGGACCAGATCGCGGCGCTGCGCTGGGTTCGCGACAACATCGCCAAGTTCGGCGGCGATCCCGACAACGTCACCATCGCCGGGGAAAGCGCCGGATCGCAGGACGTGTCGCTCCTCCTCGCCTCGCCGCTGGCGCGCGGACTGTTCGCCAAGGCCGCGATGGAGTCGGGCACCCCCGGCTTCGGCCTGCCATGGCGTCCGCTCAAGGAAGCGTTCCGCATCGGCGACCAGTTGGACGTACTGCTCGGCACCCGTGGCAGCGCGAGTCTTCGCACCGTATCGCCCGCCGCGTTGCTGGCGGCCGACCTGAAGCTGCACGATGCGAAGCTGACCGCCGACGATTATCTCTATCTGCGCACGACCATCGACGGCGCGGTCCTGCCCGACACGCCCGACCGGCTGTTCGTCACCGCGCCGAAGCGTCCGGTGATTATCGGCAGCAACGTGCTCGAACTCGACCTGCCCGGCGGCCGTCCGGCACGCGACGGGTTCGTCGACCTGTCGTTCGGCGCCAATGCCGAGGGCGCGCGGACCTTCTACCGGCTCGACGAACCCGATCCGCTGCCGCATCCGCGCCTTGGCACCCGCGACCAGCAGATCGCGACCGACGCCACCTTCCGCTGCCCGGCGGGCAGCCTCGCCAACCTGCTCGCCACCCGCAACTGGCCGGTATGGCGCTACGAGTTCGACATGGCGCGCGACGGCGGGGCGGGGCCGACGACCCATGCGGCCGAGATCGACTATATCTTCAACGATCGCCGCGCCGGGCCGGTCTGGATGCAGGATTACTGGGTCGCCTTCGCCACCACCGGCGATCCCAATGGCGATGGCCGTCCGGCCTGGGCGCGCAGCGTCCGGGGCAAGCCCGCCAACATCCTGTTCGACGCCCGCGGCGCCACCCCGCGCGACGGCGACATCCGCCCGGAACTCTGCCGCCTGCAAGGATCGTTATGA
- a CDS encoding ROK family protein yields MRLCADVGGSFIDIAAFDGDARILWRRKTATPVGDWAAFVAAFADAVQAVPCDSVSIATAGLVDPTSGKVTSANIPCIDGRALARDLSAALAQPVRVVNDADAFVLAEAAMGVGQGHERVFGIILGTGVGGGLVERGRIVSGAGGIGGEWGHGQVIHASPVAANAMPVFPCGCGRHGCLDTIGSARGLERLHRFLHGVDADSIAITRGAEAGNAKAYATVAWFCDLIGGSIAMLLHAVSATIVPVGGGLANATGLIAALDARVRANLLTPVATPVVVPGRLGDEAGLIGAFVAGK; encoded by the coding sequence GTGCGGCTGTGCGCCGATGTCGGCGGTTCGTTCATCGACATCGCCGCGTTCGACGGTGATGCGCGGATCCTGTGGCGACGCAAGACGGCGACGCCGGTCGGCGACTGGGCGGCGTTCGTCGCGGCCTTCGCCGATGCGGTACAGGCGGTGCCGTGCGATTCGGTGTCGATCGCGACCGCGGGGCTGGTCGATCCGACGAGCGGCAAGGTCACCAGCGCCAACATTCCGTGCATCGACGGGCGGGCATTGGCGCGCGATCTCAGCGCGGCGTTGGCGCAGCCGGTGCGGGTGGTGAACGACGCCGATGCGTTCGTGCTGGCCGAAGCGGCGATGGGCGTGGGCCAAGGGCATGAGCGGGTGTTCGGCATTATCCTGGGCACCGGAGTCGGCGGGGGGCTGGTCGAGCGGGGGCGGATCGTCAGCGGTGCGGGCGGGATCGGCGGCGAATGGGGCCATGGGCAGGTGATTCATGCCAGCCCCGTCGCGGCCAATGCGATGCCGGTGTTCCCCTGCGGTTGCGGGCGGCACGGGTGTCTCGACACGATCGGCAGCGCGCGCGGCCTGGAGCGGCTGCACCGCTTCCTGCATGGCGTGGACGCCGACAGCATCGCGATCACGCGGGGTGCTGAGGCGGGCAATGCAAAGGCATATGCGACGGTCGCGTGGTTTTGCGACCTGATCGGCGGGTCGATCGCGATGCTGCTGCATGCGGTGTCGGCGACGATCGTGCCGGTGGGGGGCGGGCTGGCCAATGCCACCGGTCTGATCGCAGCGCTCGACGCGCGGGTACGGGCGAACTTGCTGACCCCGGTCGCGACGCCGGTGGTGGTGCCGGGGCGGCTGGGCGACGAAGCGGGGTTGATCGGGGCGTTCGTCGCGGGGAAATGA
- a CDS encoding aminotransferase class III-fold pyridoxal phosphate-dependent enzyme translates to MMALAPALAATFAAGVAGLAATKGRARLRLSRAKHGSLTGHVRWGQRIARQIAFYDYDDARFFAADDAPADIAAKRRAGFERLSALYATRFAKTVAATKALREGLSDLQFTGRYRVPFQFSAKVRDTLATGAFYQSSSGVTVTDLDGNVFYDLAGSYGVNLFGHDFYKDCIAQGAARVADLGPVLGTYHPVIAANVDRLRAISGMDEVSFHMSGTEAVMQAVRLARYHTGRRRVVRFAGAYHGWWGDVQPGIGNPTPADNTLTLSEMSDRTLHVLATRKDIACVLVNPLQAMHPNKGAPSDGTLVDSSRSARLDRAAYRDWLVKLRDVCTQAGVVLIFDEVFMGFRLAKCGMAEAFGVRPDMVTYGKTLGGGLPIGVVCGRAELMKRFRPEAPADICFARGTFNAHPYVMGAMDVFLERLDSPQVQAMYEDVDARWDARLARFNEAMAEADLPVRAAGMQTVWTILYTVPSRYNWLLQYYARAEGLALSWVGTGRLIFSLNYDDAAFAEVVARFVKAAQAMQQDGWWWTAPGTTNKMLRRQVLKETLARRLGRG, encoded by the coding sequence ATGATGGCTCTCGCCCCAGCTCTCGCAGCTACCTTCGCCGCCGGCGTCGCCGGTCTCGCCGCCACCAAGGGCCGCGCCCGTCTGCGGCTCAGCCGCGCCAAGCATGGCTCGCTCACCGGCCATGTCCGCTGGGGCCAGCGCATCGCGCGCCAGATCGCCTTCTACGACTATGACGACGCCCGCTTCTTCGCCGCCGACGACGCACCGGCCGACATCGCTGCGAAGCGCCGCGCCGGCTTCGAACGCCTTTCCGCGCTCTACGCGACCCGCTTCGCCAAGACGGTCGCTGCGACGAAGGCATTGCGCGAGGGGCTCTCCGACCTGCAATTCACCGGCCGCTACCGCGTGCCGTTCCAGTTCAGCGCGAAAGTCCGCGACACCCTAGCGACCGGTGCCTTCTACCAGTCGTCGTCGGGCGTGACCGTCACCGACCTCGACGGCAATGTCTTCTACGACCTTGCCGGCTCGTACGGGGTCAACCTGTTCGGCCATGATTTCTACAAGGACTGCATTGCGCAAGGGGCCGCCCGCGTCGCCGATCTCGGGCCGGTGCTGGGCACCTATCACCCGGTCATCGCCGCCAATGTCGACCGGTTGCGTGCGATCAGCGGCATGGACGAGGTCTCGTTCCACATGTCCGGCACCGAAGCGGTAATGCAGGCGGTGCGCCTCGCGCGCTATCACACCGGCCGCCGTCGCGTGGTCCGTTTCGCCGGGGCCTATCATGGCTGGTGGGGCGATGTGCAGCCCGGCATCGGCAACCCGACGCCTGCCGACAACACGCTGACCCTGTCCGAAATGTCCGACCGCACGCTCCACGTGCTGGCCACGCGCAAGGACATCGCCTGCGTGCTGGTGAACCCGCTACAAGCGATGCACCCGAACAAGGGCGCGCCCTCCGACGGCACGCTGGTCGACAGCAGCCGCTCGGCCCGGCTCGACCGCGCCGCCTATCGCGACTGGCTGGTGAAGCTGCGCGACGTCTGCACGCAGGCCGGCGTGGTCCTGATCTTCGACGAGGTGTTCATGGGCTTCCGCCTCGCAAAGTGCGGCATGGCCGAGGCGTTCGGCGTCCGGCCCGACATGGTGACCTATGGCAAGACGCTGGGCGGTGGCCTGCCCATCGGCGTCGTCTGCGGCCGCGCCGAGCTGATGAAGCGCTTCCGCCCCGAAGCGCCCGCCGACATCTGCTTCGCGCGCGGCACCTTCAACGCCCACCCCTATGTCATGGGCGCGATGGACGTGTTCCTCGAACGCCTCGACTCTCCGCAAGTGCAGGCGATGTACGAGGACGTCGACGCCCGCTGGGACGCACGCCTTGCCCGGTTCAACGAAGCGATGGCGGAGGCCGACCTCCCCGTCCGCGCCGCCGGCATGCAGACGGTATGGACGATCCTCTACACCGTCCCCTCGCGCTACAACTGGCTGCTGCAATATTATGCCCGAGCCGAGGGGCTGGCCCTGAGCTGGGTCGGCACCGGCCGCCTGATCTTCAGCCTGAACTATGACGACGCGGCGTTCGCCGAGGTCGTCGCGCGCTTCGTGAAGGCGGCACAGGCGATGCAGCAGGACGGCTGGTGGTGGACCGCGCCGGGCACGACCAACAAGATGCTGCGGCGACAGGTGCTGAAGGAAACCTTGGCGCGGCGGCTGGGGCGGGGCTAA